A single Bremerella cremea DNA region contains:
- the lptB gene encoding LPS export ABC transporter ATP-binding protein, whose amino-acid sequence MDESTILTAQNLVKTYGRRRVVDGVSYEVKRGEIVGLLGSNGAGKTTSFRMTCGMVTPNEGSVQLNGKDVTLWPMFKRCRDGGMGYLAQDSSVFQKLTVEQNLMGVMELLRIDAYHRKQRCEELLERFDITHIRKSKAKSLSGGERRRLEIARCLVSDPEIIMLDEPFTGIDPVTVDSIQLVIRELRQSGISILITDHQAEKTLEIVDRCYVVHRGNILCHGAPDEVVRHPEAVKYYFGNLSRNNFGGREDLDAAA is encoded by the coding sequence ATGGACGAATCAACCATTCTCACCGCCCAAAATCTCGTCAAAACCTACGGACGGCGTCGTGTCGTGGACGGGGTTAGCTATGAGGTGAAGCGGGGCGAAATCGTCGGTTTGCTGGGCTCGAACGGGGCCGGCAAGACAACCAGTTTCCGCATGACCTGTGGCATGGTTACCCCCAACGAAGGCAGCGTTCAGCTGAACGGCAAGGACGTGACCTTGTGGCCGATGTTCAAGCGTTGTCGCGATGGCGGCATGGGCTATCTGGCCCAAGATAGCAGTGTGTTTCAAAAGCTAACCGTCGAGCAAAACTTGATGGGCGTGATGGAACTGCTGCGAATCGATGCCTACCATCGCAAGCAACGCTGCGAAGAATTGCTAGAACGCTTCGATATCACCCACATTCGCAAGTCGAAAGCTAAAAGCCTGTCTGGCGGGGAACGTCGCCGCTTGGAAATCGCCCGGTGCCTGGTTTCCGATCCGGAAATCATCATGCTCGACGAACCCTTTACGGGAATCGACCCGGTGACGGTCGACAGTATTCAGCTGGTGATTCGTGAACTGCGACAAAGCGGGATTTCAATTTTGATCACCGACCACCAAGCAGAGAAGACATTGGAAATCGTCGATCGCTGTTATGTCGTTCATCGCGGTAACATTCTGTGCCATGGCGCCCCAGACGAAGTGGTGCGACACCCAGAAGCCGTGAAATACTACTTCGGCAATCTTTCACGCAACAACTTTGGCGGACGAGAAGATCTCGACGCTGCGGCCTGA
- a CDS encoding class I SAM-dependent methyltransferase, whose translation MAHRVFHAWNGTEGEIGAEITATAPCPISQDHAAVVVSNRDRYGYPLRTVISKASGLVYVDPQPPAEAIDDFYRHWYRLFYKSSSVPKWKHTARNAFIAGQRVEKLNHYLPKGSSVLDIGTGSGELLYVGKKHGFQMQGLEVDQAYSQFGRSNYGVEIANTSLQAANLPAESLDAITIFHVLEHLADPLAAMQKMANALKVGGHLILEVPNVESQDARFAQKWHLGHLYHFNCVTMAAMANLCGLSPLVIATCNGKNHTEAVLTKAAEPAPIDWQTIVAGNFEQTWAALRYQSRWGWRKNWANRLDRTRHKLSRNVQEWISALSEPNRRRLVDKVMKKRA comes from the coding sequence ATGGCGCATCGCGTGTTTCATGCCTGGAACGGCACCGAAGGTGAAATCGGCGCCGAGATCACGGCAACCGCGCCGTGCCCTATCTCACAAGACCACGCTGCCGTGGTGGTCAGCAATCGTGATCGCTATGGCTATCCATTGCGAACGGTGATCTCAAAAGCCTCTGGCTTGGTTTATGTCGACCCTCAGCCTCCGGCGGAAGCGATCGACGATTTCTATCGCCACTGGTACCGTTTGTTCTATAAATCCTCCTCGGTCCCGAAATGGAAACACACGGCCCGCAACGCCTTTATTGCTGGCCAGCGCGTTGAGAAGCTGAACCACTATCTGCCGAAGGGCTCGTCTGTTCTTGACATCGGCACCGGCTCAGGCGAACTGCTTTACGTGGGCAAGAAGCATGGCTTCCAGATGCAAGGCCTGGAAGTCGATCAAGCCTATTCCCAGTTCGGCCGCAGCAACTACGGCGTCGAAATTGCGAACACGTCGTTGCAAGCAGCCAACTTGCCTGCCGAGTCGCTTGACGCGATTACCATTTTTCACGTGCTAGAGCACCTGGCCGATCCCTTAGCCGCGATGCAGAAGATGGCCAACGCCCTCAAGGTAGGCGGGCATTTGATTCTTGAGGTTCCGAATGTGGAATCCCAAGATGCCCGCTTCGCTCAGAAATGGCACCTAGGGCACCTCTATCACTTCAACTGCGTAACCATGGCCGCCATGGCGAATCTCTGCGGCTTGTCCCCGTTGGTCATCGCCACTTGCAACGGCAAGAATCATACGGAAGCAGTTCTCACGAAAGCGGCCGAACCAGCCCCGATCGACTGGCAAACAATTGTTGCTGGCAATTTCGAGCAAACCTGGGCCGCCCTGCGTTATCAATCTCGCTGGGGTTGGCGCAAGAACTGGGCTAACCGCTTGGATCGTACCCGACACAAGCTCTCTCGCAACGTCCAAGAATGGATCTCCGCACTCTCCGAGCCGAACCGACGCCGCCTTGTCGACAAGGTGATGAAGAAGCGCGCCTGA
- a CDS encoding ROK family protein, whose amino-acid sequence MASAPRIEPGKETLPLFIGVDVGGTNIKIGLVDDLGNTVSYRKIPTIETDGPQRYMERTTEVIQKICQEVNRPLSDITAIGLATPGTMDIEGGMLLEPHNLPNSYNFPIRDCLSQLTGRPVIYANDANAAAFGEYWLGSGKEFRSMILLTLGTGVGGGIIVDDLLIDGEHSHGGELGHIIIDFSENARTIPTGQRGHLEAYASGTAIIKRTHEALAGDLKKESSLHRRVENGEPLTPLMVSEEASQGDSLSLHIVLETARYLGIGIVSLMHTIDPGAVVLGGAINFGGHESPLGRQFLERVRQEVKSRAFPVPAEKTVVDFARLGGDAGYLGAAGKARAVTHRDSLNS is encoded by the coding sequence ATGGCGTCGGCACCCCGCATTGAACCAGGCAAAGAGACCCTTCCCCTCTTTATCGGCGTCGATGTGGGAGGGACCAATATCAAGATTGGGCTGGTCGACGATCTGGGCAACACCGTTTCGTATCGCAAGATTCCCACGATCGAAACGGACGGCCCGCAGCGCTACATGGAACGCACCACCGAGGTTATCCAGAAGATATGTCAGGAAGTGAACCGCCCCTTGAGCGATATCACGGCTATCGGCCTAGCCACGCCAGGCACGATGGACATCGAAGGTGGCATGCTGCTCGAACCCCATAATCTTCCGAATTCTTACAACTTCCCCATTCGAGATTGCCTCTCGCAGCTAACCGGCCGTCCGGTAATCTACGCCAACGACGCCAATGCGGCGGCGTTCGGTGAATACTGGCTCGGTTCTGGTAAAGAATTCCGCAGCATGATTCTGCTCACCCTTGGTACTGGGGTCGGGGGCGGGATTATCGTCGACGACCTGCTAATCGATGGCGAACATAGCCACGGCGGCGAATTGGGGCACATTATCATCGACTTCAGCGAGAACGCTCGCACGATTCCCACTGGGCAGAGAGGGCATTTAGAAGCCTATGCCAGCGGAACAGCCATCATCAAGCGAACCCACGAGGCACTGGCCGGCGACCTGAAGAAAGAAAGCTCGCTTCATCGCCGCGTCGAGAACGGCGAGCCCCTTACCCCCCTAATGGTCTCCGAAGAAGCCAGCCAAGGCGATTCACTTTCGCTGCATATCGTGCTGGAAACGGCCCGCTACTTGGGCATTGGCATCGTTTCGCTGATGCACACCATCGACCCAGGAGCGGTTGTTTTAGGCGGTGCAATCAACTTTGGCGGGCACGAAAGTCCGTTAGGGCGGCAATTTTTGGAACGTGTCCGCCAGGAAGTCAAATCACGAGCATTTCCGGTTCCAGCCGAGAAGACGGTCGTCGATTTTGCCCGTTTGGGTGGGGACGCAGGTTATTTGGGGGCGGCAGGCAAAGCCAGAGCCGTCACCCACCGCGATTCCCTGAACTCGTAG
- a CDS encoding M56 family metallopeptidase, translating into MWSLLQSPVAMKLTFVLLHFFWQALLLLCLWRLLASLLALRTAEARYLGALATLMMMGLCPFATYLLLDTDKLPPVADFSEGPSATTDVPGASLQTSAFASMADAEINHFEPTASSVTSHFTIAGLITTYQPYVIFGWLLGVLLLGGRICLSYLGTIWIRRVGLSGVESHVLVQFSEIAQRLQIWHLPPIAYSSRISQAMTVGLMRPMVLLPVSWMAEISPDVLEAVLAHELAHVKRLDLWVNFFQRLMETVFFFHPAVWLVSAEVRRERESCCDELAIAATGQRLDYAKSLHEVAYRQMTGTSPMLTLPFLGQRSGELLGRVRRVLGATSPQAGERSWPAGLILIVAPLCLWAILAIVFPQISTTANAEDKPSPEESTPVEPSWRHSHPEDGSLRRKRRPQDRNSHRPAARKDAFDAKDHASSLHQFDLESLDPEDQAMMLVLRSLRQEVHILREQVKELRQESPRKRRKARRLEELLDEPTPTIDDDHEE; encoded by the coding sequence ATGTGGAGCTTGCTGCAAAGTCCTGTGGCGATGAAACTGACTTTTGTCTTACTCCACTTTTTCTGGCAAGCGTTACTACTGCTTTGCCTCTGGCGTTTGTTAGCATCCTTGCTGGCACTACGTACCGCAGAAGCCCGATATCTGGGTGCTTTGGCAACGCTTATGATGATGGGGTTATGCCCTTTCGCAACGTACCTCTTGCTCGATACCGATAAGCTTCCTCCGGTCGCTGATTTTTCAGAGGGGCCATCCGCGACCACAGACGTGCCCGGAGCCTCGCTGCAAACGTCGGCATTTGCATCCATGGCTGACGCGGAGATCAACCACTTCGAGCCAACCGCTTCTTCTGTAACCTCTCACTTCACCATAGCCGGTCTGATAACAACCTATCAGCCCTACGTGATCTTTGGCTGGTTGCTTGGCGTTCTACTTCTGGGCGGGCGAATTTGCCTGAGCTATCTTGGCACCATCTGGATTCGGCGTGTCGGTCTCAGCGGGGTCGAATCGCACGTTTTGGTTCAATTCTCTGAGATCGCCCAGCGTTTGCAGATCTGGCACTTGCCACCGATTGCCTATTCAAGCCGCATTAGCCAAGCCATGACGGTCGGGCTCATGCGGCCGATGGTTCTCTTGCCGGTGTCCTGGATGGCGGAAATCTCTCCAGACGTCCTAGAAGCGGTACTCGCGCACGAATTGGCTCATGTGAAGCGGCTCGATCTTTGGGTGAACTTTTTTCAACGGTTGATGGAGACCGTTTTCTTTTTTCATCCGGCTGTTTGGCTCGTTTCTGCCGAAGTTCGCCGAGAACGAGAGTCGTGCTGCGACGAGTTAGCAATCGCCGCCACCGGCCAGCGTTTGGACTATGCAAAGTCGCTGCATGAGGTTGCCTATCGGCAAATGACCGGCACTTCCCCGATGTTGACACTTCCATTTCTGGGACAACGATCAGGCGAATTGCTGGGTCGCGTTCGCCGTGTCCTTGGGGCGACTTCTCCCCAAGCAGGCGAACGCTCTTGGCCAGCCGGCTTGATACTAATAGTTGCCCCGCTTTGCTTGTGGGCGATTCTGGCGATTGTTTTTCCGCAGATAAGCACCACGGCCAATGCAGAAGACAAGCCATCTCCAGAAGAAAGCACTCCCGTCGAGCCTTCGTGGCGTCATTCTCACCCCGAAGATGGCTCCCTTCGCAGGAAACGCCGCCCTCAAGACCGCAATTCCCATCGCCCAGCAGCACGAAAAGATGCCTTTGACGCAAAGGATCACGCTTCATCTCTCCATCAGTTCGACCTCGAAAGCCTAGACCCAGAAGACCAGGCCATGATGCTAGTCTTGCGTTCTTTACGCCAGGAAGTCCACATTCTGCGAGAACAAGTCAAAGAGCTGCGGCAAGAATCGCCTCGCAAGAGGCGAAAAGCACGACGACTGGAAGAGCTTTTGGACGAACCTACGCCAACGATCGATGATGATCACGAGGAGTAG
- the lepA gene encoding translation elongation factor 4: protein MASIDQKYIRNFCIIAHIDHGKSTLADRLLEKTATVSSREMKEQLLDDMEVERERGITIKARAVAMRYKLGKQEYEINLIDTPGHVDFQYEVGRSLTCCEGAVLLVDAFQGVEAQTVANAFMAMEHDLEIIPCLSKIDLNHARPTEVAEEIEHTLALDATDICGISGKTGQGVDALLARIIDRVPAPSGDRESTLQAMVFDSHYDKFRGAITYVRVMNGRLKKGDKIRFIRGETNHEVLEVGQFVPRPVARDELSAGQVGYVICNIKSLELVNIGDTITVQGDKGAKPLPGYQEPKRMVFCGLYPSDGQDFEQLRDALKSLRINDPSFTFEPETSDALGFGFRCGFLGLLHMEIVQQRLEQEADIDLVQTAPNVTYQIVNKQGETVDIHKPQDVPEAGEIETFLQPIVRVSLIQPSDYIGPVMQLCNERRGIHVRTEYLSPTRSMLVYDIPLAEVIYDLHDKLKSSTRGYGTMDYEMRGYEEADLVRMDILVNGKRVDALSIICDRADADRRGRAVVKKLKSEIDRHMFEVAVQAAIGTRVIARETVKALRKNVTAKCYGGDISRKRKLWQKQKEGKKRMKSIGSVDIPQKAFMAVLETGEDRT from the coding sequence ATGGCAAGCATCGACCAGAAGTACATTCGCAATTTCTGCATTATCGCCCATATCGACCACGGCAAAAGCACGTTGGCCGACCGTCTGCTGGAGAAAACAGCCACGGTTAGCTCGCGTGAAATGAAAGAGCAACTGCTGGACGATATGGAAGTCGAACGTGAACGGGGCATCACCATCAAGGCCCGAGCCGTGGCGATGCGCTATAAGCTTGGCAAGCAAGAATATGAAATCAACCTGATCGATACGCCTGGCCACGTCGACTTTCAATACGAGGTGGGCCGCTCGCTTACATGCTGTGAAGGTGCCGTACTGCTGGTCGACGCGTTTCAAGGGGTCGAGGCGCAAACCGTCGCCAATGCGTTCATGGCGATGGAACACGATCTCGAGATTATTCCTTGCCTCAGCAAAATCGACCTTAACCACGCTCGCCCAACCGAAGTGGCCGAGGAAATCGAACATACGTTGGCACTCGATGCCACCGACATCTGCGGTATCAGCGGCAAGACTGGGCAGGGGGTCGACGCGTTGCTGGCACGAATCATCGATCGTGTTCCCGCCCCTAGCGGCGACCGCGAATCCACGCTGCAAGCGATGGTCTTTGATTCGCACTACGATAAGTTCCGCGGCGCGATCACTTACGTTCGCGTGATGAACGGCCGTCTCAAAAAAGGAGACAAGATCCGCTTCATCCGTGGCGAAACCAATCACGAAGTACTCGAAGTTGGCCAGTTCGTCCCGCGCCCGGTTGCTCGCGATGAGCTTTCCGCTGGCCAGGTCGGTTACGTCATCTGCAATATCAAGTCCCTCGAACTGGTGAACATTGGCGATACGATCACCGTGCAAGGTGACAAAGGGGCCAAGCCGTTACCTGGTTATCAAGAACCAAAGCGGATGGTTTTCTGTGGCCTTTATCCATCCGACGGACAAGACTTCGAACAGCTACGCGACGCCCTGAAGAGCCTGCGTATCAACGATCCGAGCTTCACGTTCGAGCCAGAAACGAGCGACGCTTTGGGCTTCGGCTTCCGCTGTGGCTTCCTTGGGCTATTGCACATGGAAATCGTGCAGCAGCGGCTAGAACAAGAAGCCGATATCGACCTGGTCCAAACCGCGCCAAATGTGACCTACCAGATTGTCAACAAGCAAGGCGAAACGGTCGACATCCATAAACCACAGGATGTGCCCGAAGCAGGCGAGATCGAAACCTTCCTCCAGCCGATCGTGCGTGTCAGCCTGATCCAGCCGTCCGACTATATCGGCCCGGTGATGCAGCTTTGCAACGAACGTCGCGGGATCCATGTTCGAACCGAATACCTTTCGCCAACCCGGTCGATGTTGGTGTACGACATCCCGCTGGCCGAAGTGATTTACGATCTGCACGATAAGCTTAAAAGCTCGACCCGGGGCTACGGCACCATGGACTACGAGATGCGCGGCTACGAAGAAGCCGATCTCGTGCGGATGGACATCCTGGTCAACGGCAAGCGGGTTGATGCCCTGAGCATCATTTGCGACCGAGCCGACGCCGACCGTCGTGGCCGTGCTGTCGTGAAAAAGCTGAAAAGCGAAATCGACCGCCACATGTTCGAGGTGGCCGTGCAAGCCGCGATTGGCACCCGCGTGATCGCCCGCGAAACAGTGAAAGCATTGCGTAAAAACGTGACTGCCAAGTGTTACGGGGGGGACATCTCGCGTAAACGAAAGCTCTGGCAGAAGCAGAAGGAAGGTAAGAAGCGGATGAAATCGATCGGTTCGGTCGACATCCCGCAGAAGGCCTTCATGGCGGTTCTCGAAACAGGCGAAGACCGCACGTAA
- the lepB gene encoding signal peptidase I, with the protein MVKKKRNSTTAADKSSKGKDGAEGDHFAVTREFVESLVVAVILALLFRAFEAEAFVIPTGSMATTLLGRHKDVTDKYTGFEYTVGASAELDRHTQKKEHDIIQAVDPLYHRLTDISADESYNGDRILVSKFAYDFSAPARWDVIVFKYPVEPQTNYIKRLIGLPGETVRIFHGDIYIQKPGGSGFSIERKPPSKQLTLQRLIYDTNYPCDILEEAGFPDRLEPYPAETQGSWTKKENGAFICQPQGETWLRYRHVLADNGKNVRYWAMAENRQPINTQEARDTCSQLITDFSAYNTGTLTEYAGTRSSSGLHWVGDLCLEFEAEVESTSGVMSLDLVEGGAHFRCDIDVATGKATISSNDPNIEFEQTGPIEADTVVKRPGAYSFRYSNVDNELRLWVNDRLVNFGAPVHYTPRQAPVPKWSETDPGDLLPVGIGTSSVAMTLNRVRVYRDVYYIAFGTQYGRTSDTIVDYAAEGHPSWNVLPPNEIRAILTDPKSWATTNLFKSRREAIFKLEERQYFPLGDNSAESSDGRLWDIGQQFVPEHMLIGKALFVYWPHSKNKPVPFFPNFSRMKFIQ; encoded by the coding sequence ATGGTGAAGAAGAAACGCAACTCAACAACCGCTGCGGACAAGTCCTCGAAAGGCAAAGATGGCGCGGAAGGGGATCACTTCGCCGTAACACGCGAGTTCGTCGAATCGTTGGTCGTGGCGGTGATTTTGGCGCTTTTGTTTCGGGCGTTCGAAGCGGAAGCGTTTGTCATTCCGACCGGCTCGATGGCGACCACCCTGCTTGGCCGTCACAAAGACGTAACCGACAAATACACGGGCTTCGAATACACGGTTGGTGCCAGTGCCGAACTCGATCGTCACACCCAGAAAAAAGAACACGACATCATCCAAGCCGTCGATCCGCTTTACCATCGCCTGACCGACATCAGCGCGGATGAATCGTACAACGGCGACCGTATCTTGGTGAGCAAGTTTGCCTACGACTTCTCTGCCCCAGCCCGCTGGGACGTGATTGTTTTTAAGTACCCTGTCGAACCGCAAACCAACTACATTAAACGTCTCATTGGACTACCCGGCGAAACGGTTCGGATTTTTCACGGCGACATCTATATCCAAAAGCCTGGTGGGTCTGGCTTCTCGATCGAACGCAAACCGCCTAGCAAGCAGTTGACGCTCCAGCGATTGATCTACGATACCAACTACCCTTGCGACATTTTGGAAGAGGCGGGTTTTCCCGACCGCTTGGAGCCGTACCCTGCGGAAACCCAAGGCAGTTGGACGAAGAAAGAGAACGGCGCATTCATCTGCCAACCGCAAGGCGAAACGTGGCTACGTTACCGACATGTGTTGGCCGACAACGGCAAGAATGTCCGTTACTGGGCGATGGCCGAGAACCGTCAGCCCATTAACACACAAGAGGCCCGGGATACGTGTAGTCAATTGATTACCGATTTCAGTGCTTATAACACCGGCACTCTAACCGAGTATGCTGGCACCCGCAGTTCATCTGGCTTGCACTGGGTGGGTGACCTTTGCCTGGAGTTTGAAGCCGAAGTCGAGTCGACTTCGGGAGTCATGTCGCTCGACCTCGTTGAAGGTGGAGCCCACTTCCGCTGCGACATTGATGTAGCCACCGGTAAAGCGACGATCTCGTCGAACGATCCGAACATCGAGTTCGAGCAAACCGGGCCAATCGAAGCGGATACCGTGGTCAAAAGGCCAGGCGCCTATTCGTTCCGCTACTCGAACGTTGACAACGAACTTCGTTTGTGGGTGAACGACCGCTTGGTCAACTTTGGTGCTCCGGTTCATTACACGCCTCGCCAAGCCCCCGTTCCGAAGTGGAGCGAAACCGATCCAGGCGATCTTTTGCCCGTAGGAATTGGTACGAGCTCGGTGGCAATGACCCTGAACCGCGTGCGGGTTTATCGCGATGTTTATTACATTGCCTTTGGTACGCAGTATGGCCGGACCTCAGACACGATTGTCGACTATGCCGCCGAAGGGCATCCGAGTTGGAATGTTCTGCCGCCGAACGAAATTCGGGCGATCCTTACCGATCCCAAGTCGTGGGCAACCACCAATCTGTTTAAGTCGCGTCGTGAAGCGATCTTTAAGTTAGAAGAGCGACAGTATTTTCCCTTGGGCGATAACAGTGCGGAAAGCTCTGATGGACGCCTGTGGGACATCGGCCAACAGTTTGTGCCCGAGCACATGCTCATTGGCAAAGCCTTGTTTGTTTATTGGCCGCATTCTAAGAACAAGCCAGTTCCGTTTTTCCCCAACTTCAGCCGCATGAAGTTTATCCAATAG
- a CDS encoding BlaI/MecI/CopY family transcriptional regulator, producing the protein MARPKQDTPTTGELEVLKVLWKRGPSTVREVLEELNQQGRKRAYTSVMSLMNVMSDKGLLDREPLGRAFQYTARMPQESTLGDIVGDILGRVFEGSAPSLVTHLLEESKPSALELEEIRKALEQYEEENGQ; encoded by the coding sequence ATGGCAAGGCCCAAACAAGATACCCCTACGACCGGAGAACTCGAAGTTCTCAAAGTCCTTTGGAAGCGCGGACCAAGCACGGTGCGCGAAGTTCTGGAAGAACTAAACCAACAAGGACGAAAACGAGCTTACACCTCCGTCATGAGCTTAATGAACGTAATGTCCGACAAGGGGCTTCTCGATCGAGAACCGCTCGGGCGAGCCTTTCAGTACACGGCCAGGATGCCACAAGAGTCGACGCTGGGGGACATTGTCGGCGACATCCTCGGACGCGTCTTTGAAGGATCCGCTCCCTCGCTGGTAACCCACCTTTTGGAAGAATCAAAACCGAGCGCTTTAGAACTCGAAGAGATCCGGAAAGCTCTAGAGCAATACGAAGAGGAGAACGGCCAGTGA
- a CDS encoding class I SAM-dependent methyltransferase produces MASRPSQPSWQLPPGVTRGSLDYIESPAIADGYDEDLAFGSDFQFDEETIAQFIPASGLVADLGCGTARALIPLVRRGNRGLAVDLSPEMLRIVAEKACSEQLDIECLQANLVELDAIQDASIDHAICMFSTLGMIKGAPHRRQFLDHVHRMLKPGGRFVVHVHNFWFNYFEPNGAYWLASHLLKAWLTPGMERGDKYYRYRGIPNFFLHVFSRNEFAQALKQSGFKINRLVPLRMDRQGELPHAWLLGGWRASGWIALCEK; encoded by the coding sequence ATGGCATCTCGCCCCTCTCAACCAAGCTGGCAGCTACCCCCTGGTGTAACGCGGGGGTCGCTCGACTATATCGAATCGCCAGCGATTGCAGATGGCTACGACGAAGACCTGGCGTTTGGCAGCGACTTTCAATTCGATGAAGAAACGATTGCCCAGTTCATCCCCGCCAGCGGCCTGGTGGCAGATTTAGGTTGCGGCACAGCCCGGGCCCTGATTCCACTGGTGCGTCGTGGCAACCGTGGCTTGGCGGTCGATCTTTCGCCCGAGATGCTGCGTATCGTCGCCGAGAAAGCCTGCAGCGAGCAACTCGACATCGAATGCCTGCAAGCCAACCTGGTTGAACTCGACGCCATCCAGGACGCTTCAATCGATCATGCCATTTGCATGTTTAGCACCTTGGGCATGATCAAAGGCGCGCCGCACCGCCGCCAGTTCCTCGACCACGTTCATCGCATGCTTAAACCTGGTGGACGGTTTGTGGTGCATGTCCATAACTTCTGGTTCAACTATTTTGAGCCCAACGGGGCGTACTGGCTTGCCTCGCACTTGCTTAAAGCCTGGCTCACGCCAGGGATGGAACGAGGCGACAAGTATTATCGCTATCGAGGCATCCCCAACTTCTTTCTCCACGTCTTTAGTCGCAACGAGTTCGCCCAGGCGTTAAAACAAAGTGGCTTTAAGATCAACCGCTTGGTTCCGCTGCGCATGGATCGCCAAGGAGAGCTGCCGCATGCGTGGCTGCTTGGTGGTTGGCGAGCAAGTGGCTGGATCGCGTTGTGCGAGAAATAA
- a CDS encoding S26 family signal peptidase: MRLVPFLLLLAVAVGVASFQVASIMPPPIYRVVSGSMAPHLPGPHVKVICDHCQFTTLVDGVSELPAELTCPNCGQTSPVPPAVVEPGSTIQWEPVLPDQLQRFDLVVLAIPHQEQQFAVKRIAFLPGEVPRIQQGELYQDGEIIRKTSRQREALKLLMFDQSHSHGDSRFLSQLPSGSGWDVRPGVLAFAPLQEGQPDEEDWLIYHHRSCLPPPSSQNHDTPPKDSYAYNHSLSRELFPANDLWLAWTFRHWNADALVLRLQGQNEEALIRLDFAQKVVQAQSSQASVELPLAVESLAGCNVRAGQCDGKLFLELDQGKRHWTFPLVETELVFSGQPFALRIEGGTAVLKQAQVYRDIVWLGAHNRGDTWSRDRKLTPYEIFVLGDNVPISEDSRGEMGSIDIRKHLLGKVLQTNSE; this comes from the coding sequence ATGCGTCTCGTTCCCTTTTTGCTGCTTTTGGCGGTTGCCGTGGGTGTGGCCAGTTTTCAGGTCGCCAGCATCATGCCACCACCAATCTATCGGGTCGTCAGCGGATCGATGGCACCTCACTTGCCGGGGCCGCATGTAAAGGTCATTTGCGACCATTGCCAATTCACCACACTAGTCGATGGCGTGAGCGAATTGCCGGCCGAACTAACTTGCCCCAATTGCGGCCAAACCAGCCCAGTTCCTCCAGCGGTCGTCGAACCAGGCAGCACGATCCAATGGGAACCTGTTTTGCCAGATCAGCTGCAACGCTTTGACTTGGTGGTGCTAGCTATCCCGCACCAAGAACAGCAATTCGCGGTAAAACGAATCGCGTTTCTCCCAGGCGAAGTCCCTCGCATTCAGCAAGGCGAGCTTTATCAAGACGGAGAGATCATTCGCAAGACATCGCGGCAGCGCGAAGCACTGAAACTGCTGATGTTCGACCAATCGCATTCCCACGGCGATTCTCGCTTCCTCTCGCAACTTCCTAGCGGTAGTGGATGGGATGTACGACCAGGCGTACTCGCATTTGCTCCCCTACAGGAGGGTCAACCGGACGAAGAAGACTGGCTGATTTATCACCATCGCAGTTGCTTGCCTCCGCCTAGTTCGCAGAATCATGATACGCCTCCCAAGGACAGCTATGCCTACAACCACTCTCTCTCACGGGAACTCTTTCCAGCCAACGACCTGTGGCTTGCGTGGACCTTCCGCCACTGGAACGCCGATGCTTTGGTCTTACGGCTGCAAGGTCAGAACGAAGAAGCTTTGATCCGACTTGATTTTGCCCAAAAAGTCGTCCAGGCGCAATCTTCTCAAGCGAGCGTCGAACTTCCCCTAGCGGTGGAGTCGCTTGCTGGCTGCAACGTGAGGGCAGGGCAGTGCGACGGGAAGCTGTTTTTGGAACTCGATCAAGGAAAACGGCATTGGACTTTTCCTTTGGTCGAGACTGAACTGGTCTTCTCGGGTCAACCATTCGCCCTCCGAATTGAAGGAGGGACAGCCGTGCTGAAACAAGCCCAGGTCTATCGCGATATCGTCTGGCTCGGAGCCCATAACCGAGGCGATACCTGGTCGCGGGATCGAAAATTGACCCCGTACGAGATCTTTGTGCTGGGGGATAACGTACCGATCTCCGAGGACTCACGCGGCGAAATGGGGTCAATAGACATCCGTAAACACTTACTAGGAAAAGTGTTACAAACAAACTCCGAGTAG